CATCCCAACTGGAAGCAGGTGGTTAGCTAAAGTGTGCTAAGTTACTTAACAATGACTGATTAGCTATTCTCTCCAGCTGTGAATAATGTTATATGAGGCTTCAGTCAATAGTTTTTATTCTGAAAACAGTGTAATAACACTTGGTCATCAACACCTTGGTGGATCAGTGTATGTTTACTTGATttctacaaacacattttagtttctttgtttccattgtgtttctgtgttatcTTCTCTTACCAAACCTTGTGTGGGCAAACACTCAACAGGAATGTGGCTACCAGTGGCTACTCAAGTTTCACAGACTCTCAGCTTTTCTTTGGGACTCAGTTTTGGCCTGAAAATTCTCAAGGCACATCTCAAGATATGAGTTTGTCAACAAGGACCTCCCAGCAAAGTTCACAAGAGGTAAGATTTCACTTTATAGGTGGCTCACTGTGAGTAGCCTAATACATTTGTGTACTCGGATGCCTGGACAAATGCCACCAGTTTAATGGCATTATTATTTACATGGTTACACTCACATGGTAAAATATTCATACGTGAGTAAAAGGTGATAGCGGGACAGCTGACATGGATATTTGTAGGTGGGTTGTACTGTTAGAAAATCAAAACTTGTTACCACCAgagacttttgtttgtttagcaaCTTCATAGTTTATTATTCAAATTATATAACTAAAAAGATTGTAACATTACGGAGGTCTAGatagacaaaataaaaccacaatttCAACCACATGAGATGTTTGCAGGTTTTGGTGGTATGATGAGTGTATATACTGTGAGACAATAGAAATGATTACCATCAGATTTTTCTACATTGTCTGTTAGCAACAAGCAAAGGTATTCTTATAGTGCTGTACTATAGTCAGAGCTGTTTAAACAACGATCTAGTCTATATACTATATATGCATATACATTATTGTAAGACTCTTTATTTCACTGAAATTAGGCCATGATGATCAAGTGTGGTAATTTAGGAGGCCACTTGTTTCTTTGCATGAAATGTTTTCCATTTGGTTGATAACATACTGTCATTTGGAAAACTTTACCCATAGGACCATGAGTGCATTCAGTTTTGTTAATCATCACTGAGATTATGGGAAAAATAGTTAAACTATGTCTTGTGTCAACATCCCTAACCGTCAGTATTTTCCCATTATTTAGGGAAGTGACCCAAAGTTTATGAACACTTATCACACCAAACCTCTCCTGTTTGGAGAAttaaaggacaaaaacaaagctTTTGGAATATTGGATAAATTTGAGGAGGACAAGAAAAGggcaaaagaaaaaactgacaGGTACTTACGTATATCACTTGAAATAACTCACCTCGAATTCAAACTTATgggatgattaaaaaaaagtagtCCTCAtaacttttgaaatgtgtacTTCTGTCCTTCTGCTTTAACAGTGATATTTTAGCCAAAGAATGTCATCATTTTCGAGAAACTCTCAACAATGTAAGTGATTTTAGGCTTCCACGCTGTTTCTTGTTAATTATAGAGCTCCTCTCTTctcaatgtttaaaaaaaaaacaaaaaacaaattgctGCAATCTTTTTCAGATCCAGCAGCTGGTCGCTggcacagagagaaacactgcTGTGTGCCAAACAGTCCTTCAAAAATTTGACAATTTTGTGTCAACATGTAAGTTTCCTAATTGagtgattacattttttgttgaaATGATTGACCTTAAGGTTGCTCTCTGCATAAGATATGTTGATCTAGTTGATTTAGTAAAAatgcagagaggaaacatttCTTATCGCCAATGGATGGCGCCTTCTGCCCAGCGATTAAATATTGGTTGCTCAATTCTAAATCCTAAAATTACTATATAGTACCATACATTATTAAATAGAATTAACTTTAGTGCAATAAGAtggcatttattttaatatgctaatttctatcttttcattatttcagtGGAAAATAATCTTAACAGTTTTCACAGTGACATTTCCCAGCAGTTTGAGACTTTGCTGAATAAAGTCAACTCCCAGAAAGAGATGATAACTGAACTGGAGGAGAGGGTGCAAAAGGTGAATAGTATGTATGTAGCTTATGAGCAACATCAGTCCagtttcaataaatgtttctgATTAGTAATGAGTATAATTgttcatttttatcatttagaGTGGACACACCACAGCAGAACTTCATTCATATCTTCAAAGCTTAAATAATAGTCTGGGGTGTCTCAGAGGGGAGCAGGAGAGAGAACGAAACATACTTGAAGAGGCTCTGAAGCTGCTCAGCACCTTAGTCTCAGAGCACTCAGCCAAACCCAGCGCTGAGAGAGTGATGGACAGCACCGTTCAGACGTCACCAGGGCTGGAGAAGCCACACTCCAACATGCTGCAGGACAACACGCTCAAGGGCACACAGCTTACATGTATGTCAAACAACCGTGAATACAATCAAACTGTTTTTCCCTCTCAGGACCCCAGCGGCATAATAGGAAAGAGGAAATTCACTTCTAGAGGCTATAGGAGACACAAAAAGAGGCCGCTGGTTCTCTCACAGAAGAGTAAGCGCTCTGTCACGGATGAAAACAGTCATGTTCTCACAAACTGTAACAAACGACAAAATGTTTCAGCTCCTCTCTGTGAGCGTCGTGATGTGAACCGGGTAACCTGCCAGGATAGTCTTACCCCAGACTGTCTGATACCATTGAACAGAGACACGAGATCCATGGCTGCGGGATGTTTCATCACCCCTCTCAGCTGCTGGTCTCAGGACAGCAACAGCTCTGTGTACCTCCCAGGAATCGATTCCACCTTAGAAAAGGTATCGGCTGAGTCCAGGACGGGGACCCGAGCGGAACCCAAAAGCCTCTGGCAGCTTTTTGACATTGATTGTGATTCTGATTTAGGCTCTTAGAGGATGAGTGAAGGATTCAGAGCAGTGAAGCATTTGTGTTCTTATTTGTGGTGTACAGGCGAAGTAAAAgctcaaaatatatttattacctGATCTATTAGTTGTAGAGTTTTTTTGAAGAAtgaacacatttgtgtgtgtgtgtgtgtgtgtgtgtgtgtgtgggggggggtgtatTACAGTAGTAATGACAAGCAAGTTAAGGACAAAGTGGCCCCCAAAGTATTGCAAATATTTGAAgatttaaatgttcatttttcaGCTGAGAAGTGTTGTTAAATGTCTCTGCATACTTTTGAAACATTAGCCTATTCTGTATTTATTCTGCTGAgttgaaattgaaaataaactgaaaggCTTTGCAAACTAATCACAATTCTgactaaatatttattaataaattcttcatgAAGCAGGATTTACTGCAGGGCtattgtattagactgcattagtttaaCCAGCTACACCTAATTTTATGTGTAGTGTCTGTTCAAATCATAACCACCATACTCCACAATGTCACTAAGGTGCATGTTTATTAGCAGAAAACAGTTTTCTTCTGCTTTAGCCAGCATAACACAAATCAAATAAGGAAACTGATTAATACAATataaaatttcacattttgtactgtatgtagtctGCCAATATAATGTAGTCATTATGAAGCTTCAGTATTCATCCTATAATAACAGACCAAATACTTTCTCCCATTTTGGTATAATTTATCACAAAGCCAGAAGTCCATAATTATAACTGGAACTGCAATTAGCTGATTAATTGGTTGAttgacaaatgttttttctgaaaCTATCCTGATGATTGGCTCAGTAATTTTTCCAAGCAAAGATATCCTAAATcttctggttccagcttctccaatgtggtgatgtttttctttgaaatTTTGTTctttgaaaataatcattatttgcagccctaattACAACCATAATTTATGTCTGTTTATTGTCAAAGGAACTCATTTCCTGTTGTTGCTGATGTGCCACACAGCTGCAGATTTCAGATGATGCACTTAGATTAAAAAAACCCCTAAATATTGTATTTACAAATGATCTGTCCATTATTCTAACAACGTGCAAATCAATAACTGCAGATCCTCTTTCAGGCAGGGCACTAAGACCTGTTCTGCTTGAAAAAATGAATGCCTTTGGCCCAGCAATAAGtgcattaattaataattaatttccttCACTAATTCTCCCTTACAGACTTTGATCTGATATGACCCGAGTGTCACAGTTTAACTAAGTCTGCAGGTGGGGACATGAGTCCCCTTGGGTTGAGATTTGCCACTAAGCAGGCGTCATAATTGTCATGCATCAGAGCGCGCCGAGCCACCACTGTCCACCGGTTTTCCCATGGGTCCAGCTCCAAAATGTCCTTTGTTATATCATCATGACGATCTAGGGGTAGTTAAGAAACAGAAATGGTGTTACAGTCACTTGGCACTTTTCATTCATTGGGTATGGATGTTCTTTCATTACCTGCTCCTTTGTAGTATCCACACACATAAATCTTGCCTCCCACCACTCCTGCGTTAGGGGCGTTGGTGCGCAGTGAGAGTTGTGCACACGGGAGAGGAGGACCATCCCTCCAGTAGTCTCCATCTGGGTTGTAGGTCTCCACAACATCGAGGCAGTGACGTGACTGCCCACGGTCCACACCCTCACATCCAATACCACCTGCAAAATAGGTTTTTATCACTAAACAGCATAATTCTGTAAATGTAATTCTTACTTATTAATTCTAAACACAGCTCAATTCATGTAGCAGGATCTTGATAATATAATGTCTATCTATGCATCTCAATAAAGATTTgcaatttaaaagaaatgatGGGCCCATCATTTAAACTCAACATGCATTAAAATAGGTAATTTTCCTAACATGTAAAGTGAACAAATAATCTTACCCATCACGAAAATTTCACCGTTGAGTACAACAGCACTGCAGCGGTACTTTGAGTACTTCATGGGCCCTAGCTCTGTCCACTTATTTGTGTTTGGATCATACTCCAGGAGGCGGTTACTAAGACGGTCAGGCTCATCATCCATCCGGTATGACTGGATGGTTGAAGGGGAGGAAGGTAATGGCAAAAGCAGAGCAGGTGTAGTCAGAGAAGAACtcatattaaatgtgtttatgaatTCAGATATTCTAGATTTCACAAGAGCCAAATAattgcacacatactgtatgtatgtatttttttgacATCACCTGTGGTGTTCGACCCCCTATCACATAAAGGCGGTCTTTGATTCTGACCACGCTGTGATAGGCCAAAGGCATAGGCAGGGGTGCTGCACTGCGCCAGGGGCCACCCTGCAGAGACCATCGCTCCACGCAGTTAGTgatgagaaactggttcttcagcttCATCTGCCCACCCAGCAGGTACAGAGTGTCACCCAGTGATCCCAGAGCGTATGAATCACGGTACTCTGCTGATGTCAATCGCTCCCAGCTTCCTTGGGCCTCTACTTTGTACCTGGCAATGCAAGATAACAATCATCTGTGGGGGCAAGCAAATACAGCATTATCAAATGTGTCGCCTAATATCTTTCTTACCTGTAAATCTCAACATTCATGTCCTTCTGTCGGGCCATTCTGCGTGCACTTGCCTCTCCTGCCACAATAATGTCATTTCTTTCAGTTACAACCCCGGCACACACGTAACCCAGAGCCTCTCCGTAGCGAGGGGAAGTGATATAATAGATTCGGCCTGTGGATGGAGCATAGCAAAAGCTGCGCTCAGCATAGTTGCCATATCTTGACCTAATCCCACCACTGTCATTGCCGATACAGAGCAGTAGATCTGTGGTCTCCATGCCATAACGCAGCTTTAGCTTGCGTGGTGCAGCTGAGTGATGCATCGCTGTGGCCTCCAAGGCTTCATTGAGCATCTCTAGACATTCAGCATCAGACAACAGGGCCATGTTCCTCTTCATCGCCTCTCTTAAATAGTCAGGGTTTATCAGTGGCAGACGGACCTTCCTCAGGAGCTCTGGAAGGTGCAGAATACGGACCTCTCCATCCATCAGAGGGCTGTGTTTGACCCAGCGAAGGACCACATCCAGGATTGTCTCCTCTCGTGAAACATTAAGGTCATCAGAAGTCAGAAGCTTACCCAGTTGATGGGCCTCTAGGTCCAGGATTTCTTCATTTTGGCAGACTTGGACAAAGTGCTGCCTCAGGAAACGCTGAGCATGGTCAGCCAGGTCATCTGCACCGAGGTCACGGGCAAAGTAATACACACCAAGGCAGTTGGAGGCATCCATGTTCTCGGTCATGTGCTGCCGA
Above is a genomic segment from Micropterus dolomieu isolate WLL.071019.BEF.003 ecotype Adirondacks linkage group LG18, ASM2129224v1, whole genome shotgun sequence containing:
- the LOC123986736 gene encoding interactor of HORMAD1 protein 1 isoform X2 is translated as MNHMRNIKEMLSIPTGSRNVATSGYSSFTDSQLFFGTQFWPENSQGTSQDMSLSTRTSQQSSQEGSDPKFMNTYHTKPLLFGELKDKNKAFGILDKFEEDKKRAKEKTDSDILAKECHHFRETLNNIQQLVAGTERNTAVCQTVLQKFDNFVSTLENNLNSFHSDISQQFETLLNKVNSQKEMITELEERVQKSGHTTAELHSYLQSLNNSLGCLRGEQERERNILEEALKLLSTLVSEHSAKPSAERVMDSTVQTSPGLEKPHSNMLQDNTLKGTQLTCMSNNREYNQTVFPSQDPSGIIGKRKFTSRGYRRHKKRPLVLSQKSKRSVTDENSHVLTNCNKRQNVSAPLCERRDVNRVTCQDSLTPDCLIPLNRDTRSMAAGCFITPLSCWSQDSNSSVYLPGIDSTLEKVSAESRTGTRAEPKSLWQLFDIDCDSDLGS
- the LOC123986736 gene encoding interactor of HORMAD1 protein 1 isoform X1 codes for the protein MLYEASVNSFYSENSVITLGHQHLGGSVNVATSGYSSFTDSQLFFGTQFWPENSQGTSQDMSLSTRTSQQSSQEGSDPKFMNTYHTKPLLFGELKDKNKAFGILDKFEEDKKRAKEKTDSDILAKECHHFRETLNNIQQLVAGTERNTAVCQTVLQKFDNFVSTLENNLNSFHSDISQQFETLLNKVNSQKEMITELEERVQKSGHTTAELHSYLQSLNNSLGCLRGEQERERNILEEALKLLSTLVSEHSAKPSAERVMDSTVQTSPGLEKPHSNMLQDNTLKGTQLTCMSNNREYNQTVFPSQDPSGIIGKRKFTSRGYRRHKKRPLVLSQKSKRSVTDENSHVLTNCNKRQNVSAPLCERRDVNRVTCQDSLTPDCLIPLNRDTRSMAAGCFITPLSCWSQDSNSSVYLPGIDSTLEKVSAESRTGTRAEPKSLWQLFDIDCDSDLGS
- the kbtbd12 gene encoding kelch repeat and BTB domain-containing protein 12, translating into MDLTAKHGLVLLDQLRKMRETEHLTDVVLVAEGISFPCHRVVLAAFSPYFRVMFTCGLRECNNREIFLRDTPADSLALLLNYMYCSDLPLTNANVQGISIAAFLLQMDDVFMHCRQHMTENMDASNCLGVYYFARDLGADDLADHAQRFLRQHFVQVCQNEEILDLEAHQLGKLLTSDDLNVSREETILDVVLRWVKHSPLMDGEVRILHLPELLRKVRLPLINPDYLREAMKRNMALLSDAECLEMLNEALEATAMHHSAAPRKLKLRYGMETTDLLLCIGNDSGGIRSRYGNYAERSFCYAPSTGRIYYITSPRYGEALGYVCAGVVTERNDIIVAGEASARRMARQKDMNVEIYRYKVEAQGSWERLTSAEYRDSYALGSLGDTLYLLGGQMKLKNQFLITNCVERWSLQGGPWRSAAPLPMPLAYHSVVRIKDRLYVIGGRTPQSYRMDDEPDRLSNRLLEYDPNTNKWTELGPMKYSKYRCSAVVLNGEIFVMGGIGCEGVDRGQSRHCLDVVETYNPDGDYWRDGPPLPCAQLSLRTNAPNAGVVGGKIYVCGYYKGADRHDDITKDILELDPWENRWTVVARRALMHDNYDACLVANLNPRGLMSPPADLVKL